In Cryptococcus decagattii chromosome 1, complete sequence, the sequence ACCCCCCGCGTCCAAGCGCTTCGACCAGGACACGACGTCGGCTCCCTTATCTCCCATGCCCCCATCCCTAAgcttcaatctcttctcgcctcctccatctcctctggCGCCAGGCTTCTCGCCGGTGGACAACCCTACACTCATCCTCTTTACCCCCAGGGCGCCTACTTTGAACCTACATTAATTGCTGATGTGACGATGGATATGCCTATTACGAAGGAAGAGTTGTTTGCTCCGGTGATGACGGTGGTCCCTTATGATGACGTAAATGAGGCCGTAGAATGGTTGAATAAGGGGAAGTTTGGATTGGGAGGGGGTGTGTATggcaaggacaagaaggaaTGCAGGAGAGTGGCTGAGAAGCTGGAATGTGGAATGGTTGCTATTAATGAGTAAGTACAGTTATTCCGTCGTATGAGGTATGTGCTGACAACAATTAGCTTTGTGAGTGCGGTACTATAAAGactggaaagaggaaagacATATGAAGCTGATGACCTTGGTACAGGGTGTTTTCTACCTCAATCAGGCAATGCCTTTCGGAGGTGTGAAAGCTAGTGGTCACGGTCGTTTTGGTAAATCCTGGTTTCAAGTCGACCTGAATTTCTTCTGATAAAATGTCTGATAGgcggtgaagaaggattaCGATCCCTATGTTCCATTAAAGCGATTACTGAAGACCGATTCTTCTCTTGGATTAGGACAACCATACCTCGGCCTGTCGGTAAGccttccattcttcccAAATTTTGAGATCAAATAAACTGACACCCAATACCAGATTTCCCATTGTTGGGAGATGGGACCGCTCGACAGTTCTTGAAGGGTTTAGTAGACCTTGCCTACGCTCCTGGTATTCCTAGAAGGGTGACGGGGTTGGTGAACCTTGTCAAGGCGAGCATGTAGATTTGGCTGCCGATGTTTCGAAGTGATGTATAATTGCGCTTCTGAAAGATTCTGGCAACATGCCACAATTGCAATCCAATGTCTAGATCTGTGTATACATGCATATGTCGTAAAAATTAAACGGTTTAAGGAAGAACAATGTACTTTTGGAGATGGTCCGGGATATGAGAGACTAGGCCCTTAGATTCGAGCCAGACTCGAGAGAACAAACGAGCCTGGTATCTAAAATTCCATTAGCTGCAACTCGCCTTTATCGTGTATGTAGACTTACCGGTAAGCACCATCACAGAGAACAGTGACGACGGTGCTGGCCTTTCCTTTTCGCTTGGCGAGCTCTGCAGCGGCCCAGACGTTGAGAGCAGAGGATGCACCAACGTACAAACCTTCCTCATCGAGAAGTCGATAGATCATATTAATGGAAGCAGAGTCGGGGACGTGGATAGCGCCGGACAGGAGAGAGAGGTCGGGCGCAAGGTTGCTGGTGACTCGACCTTGTCCGATACCTTTACAGGAAGGTTAAAGAAGATAGTGGAGTTTACACGTATGACTTACCCTCGGTGATAGAGCCATTACCTTCTCGCTTAAGCTCACCGTTTTCAACCAAATTGAACAACACACTTCCAGGAGGGTCCGCCAACCAAGCCTCAACACGTCCGTTGCTCTTCTCAGTCAAATACCTGGTCACACCAGCAAGGGTACCACCAGTACCGGTAGAACAAATGAAAGCGTCGAGCTTGCCGCCATCGGTTTGTTCCCAGATTTCAGGACCGGTAGAGACGATGTGGGCGTTTCGGTTGGCGACATTGTCAAACTGGTTGGTCCAGACTGCGTTCTCGAGGGAAGCAGCGTATCGGGCAGCCTGATGATTGTAGTTCTGAGGGTTATCAAAAGCGACAGCTACAAATCAGCGGTTAGCGTAAGACTCATAAAGAAGGCCAGAACAAGACATACCAGGGACAGGCCTGACATCTGCACCCAACATCCTTAACAAgtcaatcttctcctgaGATTGAGTGTCGGGCATGTAGATGACACAATTGTATCCCTTGGACCTGCAGACGTGGGCAAGACCAATACCAGTGTTACCAGCGGTACCCTCAACAACGGTGCCACCAGGTCGGATAAGACCCTTCTCTTCGGCGTCCTGGACAAGGTAAAGGGCAGCTCGATCCTTGATGGAACCACCGGGGGACATGAACTCGGCCTTGGCAAGGATATTGCAGCCCGTCTCCTCAGAGAGACGGTTGAGTCGGATCTACGAGCGTAAGTTAGTATACGAGCTCAGTCAGACGACTACAGAGACGACCTACCAAAGGAGTGTTTCCGATGGCCCCAACAAAACCGTTGACGGGCTTGCTTAAGACAGGGGCGACGGTGGCATAGGCCCTGCTTGAAAGGGTAGCAGGGCGGACCGAGCGGAGGATGCTTGCTGATCTGGAGGCGACCATGTTTTCAATGGTTTTGTAGGAGATGTGGAGGGAAGAGCGAGCAGTTGTGTTCGCGAGTGACGACGAAGCTGAAATGCTGGAAAAGATCGGGAATTATTTAATCGACCATGGCGTGCTCATTCAGGCACAATCCGAAATCCATATCGGCGGTATTCGCCGACGGTCGTTAGCGCGCAGGGGTGACTTCCTGCTGATGATCTTGTAAAGGTTTCTTCAATTGTATGATCTGCTGTATCACATTTTGTAAGACGCGCCATCATCACGATTACTACAGCAACGCGGACCCAGGTGCTGCACAGCGACCAATGGTTGCGAACCTTCCGGTTCCCGAACGACTTCACAAAGCGACACCCCCAAATCGCTGGGTAACAGAGTGATGTGCGTACGTATGTTGCAAGTGGGCATCCGCCATAATCTTTTTCGGAAGTTCGGCATACGTGAATAATGAGCATGACATAAACTTCGAAATACTATGGAACACATTTTCATTAGCATCGAGATGCGCTGAGAAGTTCTAATACTGGCCCAAATTCGCTTGAAATTGCCAGTTAAGGGGGATTATTATACAATAACCGTTCGGATACCTGCCGTCGAGATCTGGAATGTGGACGAGATATAAAAAGAATAACAAAAGCTAGAACTGTTGCCGTGTCACGATCGCACAAGCAGTCAGTTGTTTAGCTGGCGCAGAGGTAATCGCTAGCATGAACCCAGTCTTTTCGTTTTGtcttcttgtttcttgCCCTGCCGCTTTGAGGGGTTTGCAAGTCAGCTTGTGTCATTCGCCGAGCTTGACAAGCGGCATACAGGGTGCAAAGTTGCCATGATTATCTCCACTCGACTAGCTGAATGAAACAGGTCTCATGCACCATTAATTATAGCTGTCCTGAGAACGTCGCTTTTGCCCTTCCATTGCCAAGCCAGACAATCCCTCTTCGCTCTCTATTTGATATATAAGACAAGATACATGTACTAATGCATTCGAACGATACTCCCAATTGTTATCAAAGCAACTCCAAAACTTCTTTCGCAGTGTTCCGGCCAGAGATGATAGCACCTTCCATGTACCCCTTCCAGACATCTGACAACTCAGAACCCGCAAAGTGAACAAGCCCGTGTGGACGCGCAAGTGAGTCACCGTAAAGTGTGAAGGCTCCTGTCGCAGTAACAGGGCAAGGCGCACCTTGACTAAACTCTTCCTTGATCCACTGGAACTCAAGCACCTCGATCGTATTGTTAACTAACTCGGGACTACCGATCATACGAGCGACTTGTTGTTTGACGACTTGTTCCCTTCGATCACGCGAAAGCTCTGAAAAGGCAACACCATTGGCGGCAACAACAAAACACGACAGAGAGTGTTGGCGAGGTCGAAGAGAAGGGTCATCAGACCCATACCAGCCGTCGCAAGTGTCAAAGACTAACGAGAGGGGCCATTCAGAAGAAAGCGCAAAGCCTGAAAATCCGGCTTCGAGCCACCAAGCCTTTTCGTACAATAAAACTACCTTGGTATAGGTACCAAGGAAAGACCTTTGAACCAGAAGCGTCTTATCAACCGGAAGAGATGGCTGCCAGACAATGTTGGGGTACAACGGTGTAGGAATAGCACAAATCACGCGTCGACCAGTGAACTGACGACCATCACGAGTAATGACTCGAACAGACTCTCCATCGGGACTTTGGATGATCTGATGAGCGGCGGCGTTGAGCTTGACTGCACCTGGAGGAAGGACGTGGTTCTGGATCCAAGTTGACATAGTCTGATTTCCGTAACGAGTACGTTGGAATTGACCGCCAGTCTCATCTGCGGCAATCAAATCAAAAAACCCCTCTATACACAATGTTTCAGCTACGTGATAAGGAGAATCTCCTATAGATACAACTTACTGGCGGTCTTAGCGTAGTGCAAAAAGTAGAAGAGAGAGGTCTCATGCATCTCAGCGCCAACCAAAGCTCGGACAAGAGGTGTAAGAGCTTGTCGGCTGATTTGGCCCGCATCCATTTGATTAAGCCAGTTGGCAACAGTGATAGAGTCATATTCGACAGCGTCAGGGGTGCTATTGGGGTTCTCGAGGTTGACAGTTCGCGACAGGCGGTCGAGCTCCTTGAAAATTCGATTGTAGTCTTCGAGttcttcaccttcaagAGGGATTGGAGAGTTGTCACCAACACCACCATCTGGAAAAAGTCAGAATGTTCCTTGCAGCAACTATAGGGTTACTCACCATCGTAGTAACGAAGTTGTCGGTCCTCTGATAACTCCCAGCATGTGGTGCCTAGCACGCGCTGTTTGAAGAGAATGTTCCCTGCCTCCTTATTGAGCTTGCAGACCTCTGGCTGGGTATGCCTAAGGGGGATTAGCTCATCTTTTCCACTTGATTGGTCACTCACTCGTTAACCCATGCGCCGCCGACGTCCACACGACCTCCAGACTTGCTTGTCACAGTAAGAGTCTTACCACCAACCTGTTGCTCGTCAGCTTCATTACGAAAACATGTCAAGGTATACTGACTCGGCCTCTGGCTTCGAGTACGACTACTCGCTTCCCGGCCTCGTGAAGTGAACGTGCAGCACAGAGACCTGCAAGACCTGCACCGATGATAACAACGTCGGCTTCGGGCGCGATAGCGAGACCGTCAAAGCTATCATTAACTGAGCTAACTACGGATGTAACCATGATGAAGAGTGAAGCTTGGAATGAATTTTTGTGCGTGGAGATTGAGGATACCTGATTGAGTTGAGAGAGAGAGACAGCGTCAACGGATGCGTTTGGGGTGACCTATATACTTCCAGTACGTTCATCCATTGTACTTGCAAGCCGAACATTGTCCCAAAACAGTGGGCGGAAGCCGACCAGCCGCCTCCCGACAAATCCATCTAATTGTGAATGGAGGCCGCAACTGCACAATAACTTGCGTCGCtacttcttccatttctaGTGGTTCAAGACTTAGCCGCCGAGCCGCGATGTCGTTGATAAGGTATCACTATATGGAGAGTTACGGCTGACCATGCGCAGTCAAAGTCAAATAGAAGCCACGGACCCGCGAAAGTTCTAGTTTGAGAAAATAAGCACATCGATTGCCAATGGATGTAGGCCAAAACAAGGATATAAGGAGAACGGCGCAAGAATGCGCACCACGGCGCATCTCGAGTAACAAGAAACGGCGCCTTTGTGACTCATTACGTAAGGTCATTGTATAACATGTCCAAGAACATCGACCAGATTGTTCTCATCGGAGACTCTCTTACCCAAGTAGGGGACCAGCAATACTTAAGAAGTCGCATGGAGCTAATTGATTTTGGATACAGTTTGCTTTGGGAGAAAGAGGGTTTGCAGCTCAACTCGCCAGCCAATTTCAGCGCCAATTGTAAGTCGCGCCCCGTGCTCCCAATCTTGCTTTGGATCCGCTGGATGGTTGTCCGGGTTATTGATAGCGATTATAAGTGATGTTGTAGTCCGAGGTTTCTCTGGCTATAATAGTGAGACTCATGTCATTGTAAATCATATTCATTACTGATGTGTAACTGTAGGCAGATGGGTCCTAGAGATGGCCCGGCTATTCATTCCGGAACTGAAGCGCATCAGACTTGCTGTGATATGGTTGGGAGTGAGCTTCTCTCATGTACTGAATGGAGGGACGTGCATTGGCTAATTGCTTCAGGCCAACGATGCTCTCCTTCCGCCTGAACCACGATCGATTGATCCCGAGGCATATAAAGCCAACCTTGCCAAGATAGTATCCCTCATACCACTTTCGGCCAAAGTAATCCTGGTGTCTCCTCCGCCATACTCTCTCAAGGGAAAGGCGAAAGATTTGGGATTAGAATATTACCCCGGCATTAATCTTGATCGTGACCCAGCTCACTCTTTGTTGTACAACCACAAGGCACGTGAACTGGCGGAAAATCTCAATGAGGCGGGTGATAGGAAAGGAAACGTTGCTTTCTGCGATACACGTACGCCTATGGAAAAGGCTGCTCTGGAGGACTCACCCGGTGACTTGGAGGGAGGTCTTTTCAAGTATCTTCGTGATGGAGTTCATCTTTCGCCGGACGGCTACCAGGTATGTGGGCGTAATTTATTTGAGCGTGGCACCCGGATTGACCTACCTCGCTCTTAGTGCATGTACGAAGCTCTTCTCCATGTTATTAAGAGCAGGTTCCCAGAGCTTATGCAAGAGCCTTACTTTTTTGCAGACTATGAGTAAGTTGCTGCCTCATGAAGGAAGTTTAATCCTTAACATTACGCAAATTACACAGGACCGTGGACCATACCCAACCAGAAAAGTATTTTGGATGAGATCCTATGATAATATCGACTGGGAGTGCAGGAGCTTGAAGCATGTTGCATGTAATTGATATTAGTGTTTATACTTCGGGTTGAGTTCGGTTTCTAGGGTCACAAATGCAATCTCTCCTCTACATCAATCATTCATGTCTGGCATAGAGTATACTGAGGCAATCGACGAGTCAATCAAATGTACTGAAATGTATATTTTTGCAGGGACTACATTTAGAAAAATTAATAAGTTTGTCTGGAGCAGTGAACAAGTATAGAAGAGCTTGCTGTGCAATTTCTGAAGACTCACCAAATGGCCAAACCAGTGGAGCATAGATAAACCGAAGGGTTGTCACGCAAAGAGGGCAAGAGTACCCAATCTAGCCCACTACATGAATGCGTTGAATGACTATCTTGCATTAACTTCTTTTGCAGAATTCATCTTGCTGGAGCTTTTGATATATTTCA encodes:
- a CDS encoding cysteine synthase encodes the protein MVASRSASILRSVRPATLSSRAYATVAPVLSKPVNGFVGAIGNTPLIRLNRLSEETGCNILAKAEFMSPGGSIKDRAALYLVQDAEEKGLIRPGGTVVEGTAGNTGIGLAHVCRSKGYNCVIYMPDTQSQEKIDLLRMLGADVRPVPAVAFDNPQNYNHQAARYAASLENAVWTNQFDNVANRNAHIVSTGPEIWEQTDGGKLDAFICSTGTGGTLAGVTRYLTEKSNGRVEAWLADPPGSVLFNLVENGELKREGNGSITEGIGQGRVTSNLAPDLSLLSGAIHVPDSASINMIYRLLDEEGLYVGASSALNVWAAAELAKRKGKASTVVTVLCDGAYRYQARLFSRVWLESKGLVSHIPDHLQKYIVLP